The Torulaspora globosa chromosome 8, complete sequence genome segment GGGTGAAACTGAATAAAGTTCTTAAGGACGAGATTCCTATTGGTGAGGATTAGGCTCCGGTGGTCATTAGATATGAAGCTGCTCTGTACTTATAAACGTCGTATAATTCATGTCTTTATGATTAAAGACGAAGCGGGAGGTTAATCTGCCTTCTCGTGCTGCCACTTCTTCCTAATTAAGGCGGTGATTTTGGAGGCACCTTCATCCGGTTCAGGTGAAACCTCCAGTTCGTCATCACTGTGATCCTCGGGATGCTTCCCCTCTGAGAAAATAGGAACGTCCGTTAAAGAACCGCGAGAGTTGATTTTGGATAGCGCATTCGATGCCATGGAAGTTTCAGAATGCACCGAGGCCGAACGGCTACGTGAACTGAAGAGCGTCTCCTCGGTCAGTTCACCATCAGCTTCTGATGATACCTCCTCCACATGATCATCGAAACGTGTTTTTATCTTGTCGAAGTTAGGGAAGACTTTGGGTCCTAATTCGTTACACACAGCTGTTATCTCCAGACTTAAGCGCTCACGCATACTCTGAAGTTGCTTGATTTTCTTTCCAGGGTAGATGAAGGTAATGAACAGCGGTGGTAATGACTTGAACAAGTCCATGCCAATCTCCCCTGTCTTGAGACTCGAGTAGGTAGCAGACACCAAGAGGGCATAGAAATAGCAAAATTGGAGAAGCTTGCTGTCGAACGGAACCCACAGTTTAGATACCCAGACGTTATGACGGGAATACAGGAAGACCAGAATGAAGGAGTAGGTAACATATAGGATAGGCGCAAACACCAGGGCAAACATCAGTTTCCAGGACGCAATCAGATCGGTCCCTTTTATTTTGACCACCGATTTTGAGAGACCCTCTTTAGCCTTTTTCTTCGCATAAATGCTGCAGCTAATGAAGATCGGTGTGAACAGGATGGACCCCGGCAGCGAGAGCACGAAGAATATCGATAGTCTTATCAGTCTCTCGATCAAAACAAACAAGCTCCTTAGCACCTCAGTCTTTCGAGTTTTCAGCTCCATAACTTGATGGTCCTTCAAGCCAAGCGAATACAAGGCATTGTTGTATTTGTTGACCATCTGTTGTAGATGAATGATGCGCGGATCGTCCTTGTACTTGGAGTAGCCGATAAGTAGCCTTCTGTTTATTTCCACGACGTTAGACAGCGAAACTTTGCCTCTCGCTGGCTGATACAGCCTCCGCGCCGCCTGGATCGTCATCAAGACGTCGAAGCTAGGCGCATTTTCCGTGACGGCATAAAGAGCGTTAGTGATAGTCTTGAGCAAATCTTCCACAGTTCCCCTCGGATCTTCAGCGTATTTTCTGCCCAACTCGGGCCCCACAACGATCGGCTCCCCGTATTCCAACACTGCCCTCGATCTGAACTTGTCCCGGTGAAAATAGTGCAAACCGCAGGGCACAACGTGCACCCTCATATTCGGGTCAGCTGCCGCCGCTCCGAGCGCCATAATGGCCACTCCCGCCTTGATCGGCAGCAGCGACGGCCTATCGTGCGACCCGCCCTCCGGGAAGATCCCGACGCAGCCGTTGGTGTGCAGATGGTCAAACACGTTCTGGAACGTCTTCGAATTGTCGATCTTGGCCGCGTACTTGAAGTTCGTGCCCTCGGTCAACAGCTTTCTGATCTTGTCATTGCTCTTAAACTTGAAGGGCGCCTTCAGAACCAAAGTCTCGTCGTCCAAAACCTCGCTAATCTGCGCGTTCCCCAAATAGTTGGGCAGCCCGATCAGCGACTTGGCAACGAACCTTCTGCTGAACTCCGGCGACCCGCCGCCCTCGACCCGGCCCTTGATCACCTCCGGAGCATTCTCCAGGTCCGGACAGTATATTTTGACGCTCGCATCGATCGGCTTCAAATTATCCTGCGCTCTAGGCACCGGAATCGCCCCAGTACAACGGCCAAACAGCGAGACGAACCGCTGCTTCAAGCTCGACTCCGCGGTGACAAAGCAAACCTGCCTCGACCGCGTAGCAGAGtccttcaacagcttcctGGTCGTCACCATCACCAGCGACGGATCGATGAACTGATTAGCATGAGGTGCGCAAACCATCAACGTCGGCGTACCCGTACCAGGAACATTGTGACCACCACGAACCTTGATCTCTCGGAAGAATATCGTGAATATCACATTCAAAATAAACAGCGAACAGTCAAACAACCACGTTCGAATCGAGTACGTGTATCCATTATAGTGATTCACATAGCCAACCGTTGCGTGAGCTATGTGAGGTTTTGCCTCCTTACGCTCCGCTGCCGTATcgcctttctcttccacCATACCTATCTAAAGGACCCGTTCTCTACACGATGCCATTCAATCTAACAACCTTATTCCACTCCCTCTGCTCGTATTCCCCTGCTTAATATGTGCTTTCGGAAGGAAACCTAACCCCGTTGGCTGTTTTCCAAGGAAACCCGCCAAATGGTAGCGCCGCGCGGCCAACAATTCCATCGAGATCTGAAATCTTACCAACTATATATCATACAGAGTTAAGATCATCGCCAATCGCCACAATGGCGAACGCTCGCCAGGCCCACAGCTGGCCCCATCCGACACGGCTCTTGTAAGGCCTGAACAGGCTGCCCACTGtcgatttccttgatcGTCATCGGAACAACATTGTTCCGGCTCCGCGGATCTAGAGCCAGATGAAAAATTACGCATACTTGACCTTGAGGAACCTGCTACGAAGCATACGCCTCTAGGGTCTCGAGCAGCCGGCCTCCTGCAGGAGGTTTTGGTTGCCGGCGTAATGCCCGTCAGTTGTTCGTGGACCGTGGCATTGTAGTGTGTCGGATCCCTGGAAGAATTTCGGCTGTAGTGTTTATAAGCAGGAGAGATTTCAGGGTTCTGGTGACGTGGATTCGCTGGGAACAGCTCAGTGGTTCTCggatctttctttgttctGTCGTACTATGGACATAGCAACGCTGCTGGAAGTAAGTAAAAGAGATAGTGTAGTGGTGGATGGCCGGTCGCCAGTGTCGCTGTACAGCGGCATGGTGCCGAACCTGGCGTTCAATGTGGCAATGCTGGCGATCTGGGGGGTGCTGCTGAGCTGGCATACGCTGATGATCTGGTATCGGCAGTACTGGTTCTCGTCGGCGTTTGTGTGTGCGGCGATCCTGGAGGTGCTTGGGTACGTCGGCAGGGTGTGGTCGCACTTCGACGTGTATCTTGTGAACCCGTTCCTGATGCAGCTGGTGTGTCTGACGATCGCGCCCGTGTTCACGATGGGAGGCGTGTACTACCAGCTGGCCAAGATGATCGAGATCTACGGCCACAGGTTTTCGCTGCTGCCGTCGCCGATGGCATACTCGTATATCTTCATCGCGTTCGACTTCATATCTCTGGTGGTTCAGGCGGCAGGCGGCGGTGTGGCGGGCACCGAGTCGACAAACGGCGACAGCTCGGACACCGGTGACAACATCTTTATCGCGGGGCTGTCGCTGCAGGTTGCGTCGATGATTATATTCATGGTGCTCATGGGCCATCTGTATTACAAGGTTTTCGTCCAGACCCGTCTGGACCACAGCGGCCAGACCAAGCTGAGTCTCggcttgttgaagatcagcCGCACCGAGATCGATTATCTGTACAGACAGAAGTTCAGCGACCTCAGGGTGCGTCCCGACCGCTGGGTGTTCCATTACTTCCCTCTTGCTATGGTCGTCGCGGTTGCTACGGTCTTTGTCCGTTGCTGCTATCGTCTTGCAGAACTAGCCGCGGGCTGGAACGGCTATCTTATCATACATGAGAACTActtcatcattctcgaTGCCCTGATGATTGCACTCGCCACCGTGGCGTTGTCGGTGTTCCATCCGGGATTCGCGTTCCAGGGAAGACACGTCTCTATTCCTATCACGCATGGGCGTGTCGATCCGGAGACCGTAGAGAAGCCGCCGTTCGAGCCGGAGAAAGAGGATTCCTACATTGACTCTGGCGAGCAAGTTTCGGGACGTGGCAACGTCTTTATGAAGCctttccagaagatgaagaacgCCTTCAGCTGACATAGCCACTGAGAGGGCTGATGTAGAAGCTTTTCAAGTCGATCTCGTATAGCGATGATCTGCCCTGGCTGTGTTagaaaaatgaaaaaaaaaaaaatacAATAGCAGTGGCTTAATATTCGGTCGCAGTCGTTGCTTCATAAATCAGGACCCTTTCTGTATCCGTATCATCCGTTTACATAGTTTATTGTTAGCTTTTCGCAAATTTAGAAACGGCGCTCAGCATGAGTGCAAGATGGCCAGCTCGCTTGCGCCAATCATCTCCAACTGCGAGTTTAGCACGTCCTGCGCCCACTTGTCAGATTGTTCGCAGCCGGTATCTAGCCACTGGTTGACGAACTCGGGCACGTCATCGACCTCGCAGAACTTAGCGGACTCGTTGATGCTGGTGTACAGTTGCTGGATCTGCGTGAAATCCACAGTGAAGCGCGGCCCGCAGTCCTCGCGCCTTCCACGCCAGATAGAGCTCCTGTGCGACTCGACGATTTTGCTCGCTCGCAGAGGCTGGTAGCCCGCCAGGATTCTGATCATCGAGAGGAAAGACGGATGCCATCGCTGCGGCGCGTCAATGGCGAACAATTTGTGCGCCGGGGCGACGGTcttgagcagatcaaagagctgtATCAACCGTGTCGGGATATAAAAGCCCGCTGACTGTTTTGCCGCACCGAGGTCGTACTTCTGCAATGCTCTTGACAAGCAGGAGTCGCACCAGTAATCCAGATCCGTGTCAAACCTCCGTGACTTGCCGCCAGACGTGTGGATGTCCATGTAGCATTGCTCCCAGTTGCCGACGCTCTTGTTGTACCTAACCAGATCATGAGAAgtgttcttgaagatgtcgtTCAGCATCAGGAAGTAGACGGGATCCTCGATGACAAACTGCTGCGGGTGAGACGAGCTAGTAGACTCTGAAGTAAAGACAGCCGCGTCGCTGATGATCTGCACCTCGCCTGGGATATTCCGAGTCAACCTGCCAGACAGTTTCTGACGGTGGCTATGCAGCGGGACCATGGTGTATCTGATCCTCTCAAACATGTTGCTCGACAGTGCCTGTTTGAAGTACCCCATCATGCTCTCGGCTATTCTCAGTGACTGCGGGAGGTCTGTGTAGATGTTTATGATGTTCAAGTCGCTGTAGGGATAATGATTGAGCTTGTAGTCGACCAGCAACCACCGAGCTATGCTACGGGTCAGAATCGGATCATACAGCGTCAAGCGTTCTGTGTTATCCGGGAGATCACTCAGCAGTTCTCCTCGCTTGGTAAAGAAGGTCTCATGTTTCATAATACTCGGCAGATTCAGCCATTCATAGTAGTCGCGCAAAGCCAAAGTGCCGCTTTCCCCCACATGAATTCCATTGCCTTTCCGCAACTGTTCGATCGGGATTAACGGATAGCTCCCCTTGAACCTTACCTGCGCAACCACTCCAGGAAATCTCCTCATACAACGTAGCCAATCGACAGTTCTAGTTGATCCAATGCCAGCTGTAAAGCTGCTAAGACCCTCTCTTATATATAGCTACCATCTTAGTGGGATCTACCGTTTAAAGGTACAAGAGTCTTGTGAATTTTCAAGGTGCTTTAATATGGAtgtgaaatttcagctGGCTAGAACTGCTCGATGAGCCAACTGTTTAGCATATCAGGCATTGAAGTTGGCTTCTAGTGGGCATTGGCTGCAATGGGTGTTCCTTCGTTCTTCAGATGGCTTTCAAGGAAGTATCCTAAAATCATATCGCCTGTTTTAGAAGAACAACCTCAGGTTATAGACGGTGTAACGTTACCTATCGATTATGCGGCTCCTAATCCTAATGGTGAGCTGGACAATCTGTATTTGGATATGAACGGTATTGTGCATCCGTGTTCGCATCCGGAGAACAAGCCTCCGCCTGAGACGGAAGACGAGATGCTTCTTGCCGTGTTTGAGTACACTAATCGAGTCCTGAATATGGCTAGACCACGTAAAGTGCTGATGATAGCTGTGGATGGTGTAGCTCCGCGTGCCAAGATGAACCAGCAACGTTCTCGTAGATTCAGAAGCGCCAGAGATGCTCAActggaaaatgaagccCGCGAACAAGTCATGAGGGAACGTGAGGAGATTGGAGAAGTAATTGACGAATCAGTTAAAAGTAAAAAAACCTGGGATTCCAACGCTATCACACCGGGAACTCCGTTCATGGATAAGCTGGCGGCGGCGCTACGTTACTGGACTTCCTTTAAGCTATCTACAGATCCCGGTTGGCGAAATTTGCAAGTCATAATTAGCGATGCCACGGTGCCGGGCGAAGGTGAACACAAGATTATGAACTTCGTTAGATCGCAGCGGGCGGACCCTCAGTATAATCCGAACACCACTCACTGTATATACGGTTTAGACGCCGATCTGATCTTTTTAGGTTTAGCGACACACGAGCCGCATTTCAAGATACTGAGAGAAGATGTGTTCGCCCAGAACAATCGTAAAAGACACAACTTCAAGGATACTTTGGATATGACTgaggaggagaagcagcttATAGCCAAGGAGGACTCCGAAAAGCCATTTTTATGGTTGCACATCAGTGTACTGAGAGAATATCTGGCTGCTGAGTTGTGGGTGCCGAAATTATCGATCCCATTTGACCTGGAACGAGCCATCGACGACTGGGTTTTCATGTGTTTTTTCTGTGGTAATGactttcttcctcatctgCCTAGTCTTGACGTCAGGGAGAATAGTATCGATATATTATTAGACATATGGAAGGTTGTCCTGCCGGGCTTGAAGTCTTATATGACATGTGATGGTGAGTTGAACTTGAAGTCTGTTGAAACGCTATTGGGACATCTGGGTGCCCGTGAAGCggacatcttcaagacgAGACACATCCAGGAGGTGAGAAAACAGGAATCAATTCAGAGGAGGAAGTTGCAAAGAGATGTTTCGAAGGGTCAGGATAGACATCCAACCAAGGTTAATGAGCAATTACAGATGTATGACACCCAAGGAAATCTTGCAACGGGCTCATGGAATCTCACTACAAGCGATATGGTTAATCTGAAAAAGGAGATTATGTTAGCAAACGAAGGAGACGCTGAAGCGATAGCTATTGTAAAAGCGCAAAGTGATAAGAACGATCAAATTATGAAAGAAATAAGCTCAACTGACATGGATAAAGTTGTTAGCGAGGCTAATAAAGCCAATTACTCCGTTGCTGAtctaatgaagaagaagttgatagccaagaagcacaagCTGGAGCAGGAAGAAGCGAAACAAGAACGTGAGGCCAAACGAGCTAAAgccgaagaagaaaacatAGACGTAAAGCAGGCGGCAGCAGAAAGAGAactggatgaagaaatcagagCCGAGATCATCAATGAAgtcgaagaggaagatgccgatgatgatgatgaggataaTGATGCTGATGAGAATGAAGAGCCTATAGAAAGCGGACAGATCTCCTTCGAAGATCCAAAGGGGGGCCAGTCTGTGCCAGTCGTCTCTTCGGGTGGTATGCGCAGTGGAGTCTTTGACAGTGATGCTGAGGTGAGGCTATATGAACCTGGTTATAAAGAGAGATACTATATTGCCAAGTTCAATATCGGCGAACAAGAAATTGAGCCTTTGAGGAAGGATCTTGTAAAGCATTACATTGAAGGTGTCTCATGGGTTTTAGCCTATTATTATCAAGGCTGTGCGTCATGGGATTGGTTTTATCCTTATCATTATGCACCATTTGCTGCCGACTTTATTGGTATAGCCGACATCAAGATCGAGTTCGAAAAGGGTGAGCCAATCTTGCCTTACGAGCAACTGATGAGTGTGCTCCCTGCGGCCTCTGGTCACACGTTACCTCCTATATTCAGGCCTTTGATGAGTGATCCAGACTCGGAGATTATAGACTTCTATCCAACAGAGTTCCCGATTGATATgaatggaaaaaaaatgtcGTGGCAAGGCATAGCGCTCTTACCGTTCATTGAGTCTAAGAGACTGCTGAGAGTTGTGAGAGAGCAGTATCGACTTTTATCCGATTATGAGAAATCGCGTAATGTTCGTAAGGATCCGGTTCTAATCATCAGCAATAAAAACGTCAACTATGAGAAGTTTGCGAAGCGCTTATTTAAAGAAACTAGCGAGGAGACGGATCTAAAGTTTCAGCATTTCAAGAGTGGCCTTAGCGGTATCGTTTCAACTGAtgttgaaggatttcaGCTGAATAGCAAAATGCAGTGCCCTATTCAGACGGGCTCCCTGCCCGAGCTTTCTACGAACCTATTTCTCAAGATGGCATTCAAATTGCAGCCGCTACCTGGGAGAAATAAGTCTGTGACACTGAATGGTTTTATACCATCCGAACCAGTTTTATCGCCTTATGATTTGGATGCCATCTATTACAGATACAATAACAGCCAAAATGGTAACCGATCTGGTCGTTGGAATTTTGAAAATGATATGAGGCAAAACAAAGTACCTGTGGGCCCCAGCGGTACCACACAATATAAGCCACGAGTTGGAGGATTTCGGTCTTTTTACTATTTTGGACAGATGAACAACACAGCCAACTATTCCAATGAGTACAATGGTAGGAATTATCAGCAAGCGGAACAATATGCAGGTCAAAGAAGATATCCCGGTGCTGACAACTACAGAGGTAACAGCGGAGGCGCAAAGAACCAGTACAATACCCATCAGAGCCGTTACTCCGATAGCTATGGAACTGGTGCCGGTCGCAGCTATAATGTTCGCGACAGACAGTATTCGGGCAATGGTACTGCCATTGGAAGAAGGTATCAGGGATCTAATAGGCCAGCATACAAATCTGGATATACACCGCGCCGATAAGCGTTCTATAAGTAGCGAGTTGGAAAATGTACCTACGGAGAGAAATAAAGCTTGAAGCGACCGCAGTTTGTTTCGGCGGTGATCAACCATATAAAAATATGTACAGTCATAATTAGGTTCTAGACGAACCCTCAGCCGCTCAAGAAAGAGGCGTATCTTCGCAAGCTTAGGTGCATCTAAGAGAGAACTGATTAGACGCCAAAGAATTGTTCGAACCCATGTTGCTTACCAGCATACTGATCTCGGTTTCTTTATTTTTGGAGTAGGTTTAATGTTTTGGCGATGCTACAGCATATTAGCAAAGCACGCAGTACAACAAAAGCATAAATAGATTTCATAAAGTCGAAACTTAGAGAAAAACTTTGAAATCCCGGCAATTAGGCCACGAAACCGGTTTCATGACGACGGGACAGCATATTTTCTATAATGGCAATATGAGCGCTTTAATGATCACACTGTATGGATATCGAAATATGGGGTTAATGAGAAAGCTAAAATCCCAACAGTTAGCATCCGATGTAGTGTAACGGCTATCACATCACGCTCTCACCGTGGAGACCGGGGTTCGACTCCCCGCTTCGGAGTTCTTTTTTAATTTTCTCTCTTGCTATCCCTTAGCTATTTAGGGGGACGACCGGAAAAACATATCCAGAGAAAATCCGGGTCCGGAACATCTTTTTTTGGAGAACAAAGTGGGGGAGGGGGAGACACACCGGAACAGCGGAAAAAAGCAGCAGGAGAAAACGCCGTGGGAAAATGCAACAAGCCTCCCGAACGTGTTTGTCTAGGGAGAAAGAACAAAGCCCACAGTTTAATTTTTCCGTTCCGGCGCCGCGTCTGCTTCCCCTCCACGCTGATGGGCACATTTTGCAGCTTACAACCCGTAAACCACAGCGTACAACGCCGCAAAAACgtgcagaagaaaatccGGTCGGGTTATTTGAGGGCAAAAAAGCATAGTTTTTGCGTGCAGTGGAGAAATATTCCTATTTCTTCCTGACCAGGTAGATAATCCAGGCTGATAAACCCTTGTCAGACTTTGAATATAAGCCAGTACTAGGAAAGTGCCAAGAAGTTTTGATTTCCGATTTTAATTAGCACTGTTTGAGTTGTATTTACGACAACATTTGATTGATCAGCGactttcaagctttttTTGAGCGGAGTACGCTTTGTTCACAATTGTACCGGAATAATTTTTTTGATAAGGTATTTCAATTTATAAGCTTAGAGCACAAGCTTTATTAGAGGCTAGGAGAAAATATTATTCTCACAATGTTTGTTTCTCCTCCACCGGCTTCAACGACAGGCCGTGGTCTCTCTAAGAGACAGGGTGGAACAAGCAATCATCGGCATAAAGCCAATAGTGGGTTTTTACAATCGATCCCAGAAGGATCGTCGGCTGTGTCTTATGCTCCGTCGATGGGATCATCACAGTCGTTGGAAGGTTCTCTTTATCAAACGGATTCCCAACCACAGATTCCTATGAAGAAGGATACGGCTAATTTTGTCAATGCACCACCAGAATACGCTGACCGCGCCAGAGACGAAATCCGTAAAAGGCTGCTGCCATCAGGGAACAGGACACATCGTTACAGCAGAGCTGACAGTGAAGTGTCGTCTAGACGGTCGAGTGATAATCGTAGTGTTTTTTCGTACAACACATCGTCGGATCAGTCGAGCATATTTTCGCAGCCAAGCACTGTTTTCACGCATTCCACCGTCGATAGCTCGCCATTTCTGCCTCCTCCAAAGATAGTCACGCATGTGTCGCTGCAGGATGCGCTGCCGAAGACCTTCTACGACATGTACGCTCCGGAGATTCTGATGTCAGACCCTTCGAACATTCTGTGTAACGGGCGCCCCAAGTTCACCGAGCGAGCGTTGCTGGACTGGGAGTTGAACGATATTCGGTCGCTGCTTATAGTTGAGAAATGCAGGCCGGAGTGGGGAAACCAACTGCCGGAGATAGTCACCGATGCGCCCAATTTGCCGCATTTCAGGTTTCAACTGTTGCCCTTGAACTCGAGCGACGCGTTCATAATCGAGACGCTGGTGAGCTCTGACCTGTACATGGAGGCGAATTTGGATGATCAGTTCAAACTGACGAGTGCCAGGTACACCGTGGCCGCGGCAAGGAAAAGACATGAGCAGATGACAGGCCGAGTAGAGCCCATAATGGAGCTGTCGAAGCCAGAATGGAGAAATATTGTCGAAAATTACCTGCTGAACATCGCAGTCGAGGCTCAGTGCAGATTCGATTTCAAACACCGCTGCTCCGAATAtaagaagttcaaattCCAGCAATCCAATTTGAAAAGACCGCATATGCCTCCTCCAAAGCTAATTCCAAATACTGATAGAGGGAATTTCATGGAGAACAGCGATCGCTCGGCCAACGGCAGTAGTCTACTGAAGAAGGCgttgttgaaaaatctgcaaCTCAAGtccttcaacaagaatAACGCGGGCGATACTAACAGTAACATTAATGATAATAACGCAAGATCGGCTGGCTCGATACATCAGAACGAGGGGAAAATTTCGCTGAcaaaggaagagaaagccATGCTTTGGTCCCAATGTCAGGCACAGGTCTACCAGAGGTTGGGCTTGGATTGGCAACCGGATAAAGTCTCCTAAACGTAGCATATTCTTTATAGCATCGCATTTATATAAGATTAATGAGTAATCACGTGACACCTAAGTCTTATAGTACTCTTAGGTCTAAAATTATGGTGGTAGTGATGAGATATCGAATCATCACCAAGAGAGCTAGCCCCAGTGAAGCCGATTGCTAGCGTAATGagcgagaagaaggaggatGCGGCAGCTTTGCTTGCATCATTGAAGATAGACTCCAAAAAGGAGGCAGAAACTCCCAAGACCGAGACAactgagaagaaagatgatgCCAAGTCTGTCAGCAATGACAGAAAGGAAGTGGCAGCGGGTTCGAATCTGCTGAAGTCCGAGTATGAAGTTAAAGTTAAATTGGCTGATCTGCAAGCGGATCCCAACTCGCCTCTATACAGCGTGAAATCGTTTGAAGAGCTCGGTTTGGCACctgagctgctgaaggGAATATACGCAATGAAATTCCAAAAACCGTCCAAAATTCAGGAAAGAGCATTGCCGCTATTGCTTCATAACCCACCAAGGAACATGATTGCACAATCGCAGTCTGGTACTGGTAAGACTGCGGCGTTCTCTTTGACCATGCTGACGAGAGTCGACGTCGCGTTGGGCGACGTGACTCAAGCCATCTGTCTGGCTCCGTCGAGAGAACTGGCCAGACAAACCCTGGAAGTCATTCAAGAGATGGGCAAGTTCACTAAGATAACCTCGCAACTGATCGTCCCGGATTCGTTCGCCAAAAACCAGCCTATCAAGGCCCACATCGTGGTCGGAACTCCCGGTACAGTGTTGGATCTGATGCGCAGGAAGCTCATCAACCTGCCACAGGTCAAGATCTTTGTGCTGGACGAGGCCGACAACATGCTCGACAAGCAGGGTCTCGGTGACCAGTGTATTCGcgtcaagaagtttctgccCAAGACGGCCCAGTTGGTTCTGTTCAGCGCTACCTTCGACGAGTCCGTGAGAACGTACGCCAAGAAAGTGGTCCCCGACGCCAACACCCTAGAGCTGCAGAGGAACGAAGTCAACGTCGAAGCCATCAAACAGCTATACATGGACTGCAACAACGAAGACCACAAGTACGAAGTGCTCTGCGAGCTCTACGGGCTGCTTACAATCGGCTCGtcgatcatcttcgtcTCCACAAAGAAGACCGCCAACCAGCTCTACGCCAGGCTCAAGCACGAGGGCCACCAGGTCTCGATCCTGCATGGCGACTTGCAAAGCCAGGAGAGAGACCGCCTCATCGACGACTTCAGAGAGGGCAGATCCAAGGTCCTCATCACCACCAACGTGCTCGCCCGCGGTATAGACATCCCCACCGTCTCCATGGTGGTCAACTACGACTTACCCACCCTGCCCAACCGCCAGCCAGATCCCTCCACCTACATCCACAGGATCGGAAGAACAGGCCGTTTCGGCAGAAAAGGTGTGGCGATCTCGTTCGTCCACGACAAGAAGTCCTACACAGTCCTATCCTCGATACAGAAGTATTTCGGCGACATCGAGATGACTCGCGTTCCCACAGACGACTGGGACGAGGTCGaaaagatcgtcaagaagACCCTGAAGGATTAGCCACCCTCGTACATCTTGTATAACTACATACTCGGTCAAGCTGAGCCCAAAGTGGACGCTTTCAGCCTCTCCGTCGACGATGACTGATCTCGCAGATATTATGCATGCTCGGTTTTTTCGCCCTCTCTTCCAGAAAGGGGGTCCAAGTTTGCTGGTCTCCGGTCAAAAAAGTATATAAACTATCAACACTAACTgttgcgatgagcttaCGTTGAAACAGTGTAAAGCATCCAAAAAATAAAATTAAGATGgattcttccaagatcgTCAGTATTATCCTAGCAATATTTTTGCCACCACTATCAGTGTTCCTATCCTGCGGATTCGGTACCGAGTTTATTGTCGACGTGGTTTTGACAATCTTGGCTTTCTTCCCAGGTATGCTTTACGCCCTCTACCTGGCTTTCAAAGCTTAAATAAAGTATCTAGTTCATGTTATTGTTTCGTAATAATATTTCGTACTTCGAGGCTAATTGTCTAACTAATAACTAGATCGATTTTCATTTAGTTTGCTATATACAGAACGGTCTGTTGGGCTTACAACTGCGGAGCCATCATTTCCATCAGTGGAGACTGGATGAAGGCTACGCCAGCGACAAAGA includes the following:
- the RAT1 gene encoding ssRNA exonuclease RAT1 (ancestral locus Anc_5.645), translated to MGVPSFFRWLSRKYPKIISPVLEEQPQVIDGVTLPIDYAAPNPNGELDNLYLDMNGIVHPCSHPENKPPPETEDEMLLAVFEYTNRVLNMARPRKVLMIAVDGVAPRAKMNQQRSRRFRSARDAQLENEAREQVMREREEIGEVIDESVKSKKTWDSNAITPGTPFMDKLAAALRYWTSFKLSTDPGWRNLQVIISDATVPGEGEHKIMNFVRSQRADPQYNPNTTHCIYGLDADLIFLGLATHEPHFKILREDVFAQNNRKRHNFKDTLDMTEEEKQLIAKEDSEKPFLWLHISVLREYLAAELWVPKLSIPFDLERAIDDWVFMCFFCGNDFLPHLPSLDVRENSIDILLDIWKVVLPGLKSYMTCDGELNLKSVETLLGHLGAREADIFKTRHIQEVRKQESIQRRKLQRDVSKGQDRHPTKVNEQLQMYDTQGNLATGSWNLTTSDMVNLKKEIMLANEGDAEAIAIVKAQSDKNDQIMKEISSTDMDKVVSEANKANYSVADLMKKKLIAKKHKLEQEEAKQEREAKRAKAEEENIDVKQAAAERELDEEIRAEIINEVEEEDADDDDEDNDADENEEPIESGQISFEDPKGGQSVPVVSSGGMRSGVFDSDAEVRLYEPGYKERYYIAKFNIGEQEIEPLRKDLVKHYIEGVSWVLAYYYQGCASWDWFYPYHYAPFAADFIGIADIKIEFEKGEPILPYEQLMSVLPAASGHTLPPIFRPLMSDPDSEIIDFYPTEFPIDMNGKKMSWQGIALLPFIESKRLLRVVREQYRLLSDYEKSRNVRKDPVLIISNKNVNYEKFAKRLFKETSEETDLKFQHFKSGLSGIVSTDVEGFQLNSKMQCPIQTGSLPELSTNLFLKMAFKLQPLPGRNKSVTLNGFIPSEPVLSPYDLDAIYYRYNNSQNGNRSGRWNFENDMRQNKVPVGPSGTTQYKPRVGGFRSFYYFGQMNNTANYSNEYNGRNYQQAEQYAGQRRYPGADNYRGNSGGAKNQYNTHQSRYSDSYGTGAGRSYNVRDRQYSGNGTAIGRRYQGSNRPAYKSGYTPRR
- the STD1 gene encoding Std1p (ancestral locus Anc_5.644), producing the protein MFVSPPPASTTGRGLSKRQGGTSNHRHKANSGFLQSIPEGSSAVSYAPSMGSSQSLEGSLYQTDSQPQIPMKKDTANFVNAPPEYADRARDEIRKRLLPSGNRTHRYSRADSEVSSRRSSDNRSVFSYNTSSDQSSIFSQPSTVFTHSTVDSSPFLPPPKIVTHVSLQDALPKTFYDMYAPEILMSDPSNILCNGRPKFTERALLDWELNDIRSLLIVEKCRPEWGNQLPEIVTDAPNLPHFRFQLLPLNSSDAFIIETLVSSDLYMEANLDDQFKLTSARYTVAAARKRHEQMTGRVEPIMELSKPEWRNIVENYLLNIAVEAQCRFDFKHRCSEYKKFKFQQSNLKRPHMPPPKLIPNTDRGNFMENSDRSANGSSLLKKALLKNLQLKSFNKNNAGDTNSNINDNNARSAGSIHQNEGKISLTKEEKAMLWSQCQAQVYQRLGLDWQPDKVS
- the DBP5 gene encoding ATP-dependent RNA helicase DBP5 (ancestral locus Anc_5.643), which translates into the protein MSEKKEDAAALLASLKIDSKKEAETPKTETTEKKDDAKSVSNDRKEVAAGSNLLKSEYEVKVKLADLQADPNSPLYSVKSFEELGLAPELLKGIYAMKFQKPSKIQERALPLLLHNPPRNMIAQSQSGTGKTAAFSLTMLTRVDVALGDVTQAICLAPSRELARQTLEVIQEMGKFTKITSQLIVPDSFAKNQPIKAHIVVGTPGTVLDLMRRKLINLPQVKIFVLDEADNMLDKQGLGDQCIRVKKFLPKTAQLVLFSATFDESVRTYAKKVVPDANTLELQRNEVNVEAIKQLYMDCNNEDHKYEVLCELYGLLTIGSSIIFVSTKKTANQLYARLKHEGHQVSILHGDLQSQERDRLIDDFREGRSKVLITTNVLARGIDIPTVSMVVNYDLPTLPNRQPDPSTYIHRIGRTGRFGRKGVAISFVHDKKSYTVLSSIQKYFGDIEMTRVPTDDWDEVEKIVKKTLKD
- the PMP3 gene encoding Pmp3p (ancestral locus Anc_5.642), whose translation is MDSSKIVSIILAIFLPPLSVFLSCGFGTEFIVDVVLTILAFFPGMLYALYLAFKA